Proteins co-encoded in one Chrysemys picta bellii isolate R12L10 chromosome 13, ASM1138683v2, whole genome shotgun sequence genomic window:
- the PSMF1 gene encoding proteasome inhibitor PI31 subunit has product MAGLELLYASQAPGLSRPQDSLLCFVHWQLVTHQYRALGTGDQPGPNERKSELLPAGWNADKDLYTLRYRSTDDCHELLLKAIMVDTSMILNVMDCSSKQVADLTLTVADYIDPEHLDDFHRVYKNVEELQTRVVTGIISPLGAPKEKGDPKKEPKPEKTVPPASTQDYDPLRIPPRQPFGGRQPSWPDPRDPFAVGGEDLDPFGGRRGGMIADPLRSGFRRPLIDPSSGLPNRLPPGAVPPGARFDPFGPGSGRSAGPDPDHLPPPGYDDMFM; this is encoded by the exons ATGGCCGGCCTGGAGCTGCTCTACGCCTCGCAGGCGCCCGGCCTCTCCCGCCCGCAGGACTCGCTGCTCTGCTTCGTCCACTGGCAGCTGGTCACGCACCAGTACCGCGCGCTGGGCACCGGGGACCAG CCGGGTCCCAATGAAAGGAAGTCGGAGCTGCTGCCGGCCGGGTGGAACGCCGACAAGGACCTGTACACGCTGCGATACAGGTCCACGGACGACTGCCACGAGCTTCTGCTGAAGGCGATCATGGTGGACACCAGCATGATTCTCAACGTCATG GATTGCAGCTCAAAGCAGGTGGCGGATTTGACCTTGACAGTGGCAGATTACATCGACCCGGAGCACTTGGATGATTTCCACAG GGTGTACAAGAACGTCGAGGAGCTGCAGACCAGGGTTGTCACAGGCATCATCTCTCCGTTGGGGGCTCCCAAAGAGAAGGGCGACCCCAAAAAGGAGCCCAAGCCTGAGAAAACGGTCCCGCCTGCCTCCACTCAGGATTATGACCCCTTAAGGATTCCTCCCCGGCAGCCTTTCGGTGGCCGGCAGCCATCCTG GCCTGATCCCCGGGACCCCTTTGCTGTGGGCGGAGAGGACCTGGACCCCTTTGG GGGCCGGAGGGGCGGTATGATCGCTGATCCACTCCGCTCCGGATTTCGAAGGCCTCTTATCGACCCATCGTCAGGTCTCCCAAACAGGCTTCCTCCTGGGGCCGTTCCACCAGGTGCCAGATTCGACCCATTTGGACCAGGGAGCGGCCGTTCTGCCGG GCCAGATCCAGATCACCTTCCCCCTCCGGGATACGACGACATGTTCATGTGA